A part of Rhipicephalus microplus isolate Deutch F79 chromosome 8, USDA_Rmic, whole genome shotgun sequence genomic DNA contains:
- the LOC142769040 gene encoding uncharacterized protein LOC142769040 isoform X2 has translation MSNLLDELFAHLERVRTRELRSLDCERVDWLPRLRRVHQFTVVHKIRKALEATPDVIECLLRIAKLYCWLISRLYGTCRTPYKPFLNATPRSA, from the exons ATGTCTAATCTCCTGGACGAGCTGTTCGCACACTTGGAGCGAGTTCGAACGCGCGAACTGCGAAGCCTGGACTGCGAGCGCGTGGATTGGCTTCCGCGGCTCAGAAGAGTGCATCAGTTCACTGTCGTCCACAAAATACGCAAAGCTCTGGAAGCGACTCCCGACGTGATCGAGTGCCTGCTGCGTATCGCCAAGCTCTACTGCTGGCTCATCTCGAG GTTGTACGGGACTTGCCGAACGCCCTACAAACCATTCCTCAACGCCACACCACGATCCGCGTGA